The following are encoded in a window of Catellicoccus marimammalium M35/04/3 genomic DNA:
- the serS gene encoding serine--tRNA ligase → MIDMKQIRQNFDTVLAKLKTRGVDESKVFELRDLDETRRNLLVKVEEMKKERNEVSDQIAQMKREKQDASAVIEKMRLLGQEIKGLDEEVAVIDEKMKEIAVILPNLPADDVPVGADEDENVEVRRWGTPREFDFEPKPHWEIGEELGILDFERGAKVSGSRFLYYKGLGARLERAVYNFMLDEHAKEGYTEIIPPYLVNDKSMFGTGQFPKFKEDVFQIQNDNRDLTLIPTAEVPLTNYYAGEILEEKDLPIYFTALSPSFRSEAGSAGRDTRGLIRLHQFNKVEMVKFATEDTSFEELEKMTVNAQNILQKLGLPHRVITLCTGDMGFSAAKTYDVEVWIPAQDTYREISSCSNCVDFQAHRAMIRYRDENGKLHYVHTLNGSGLAVGRTVAAILENYQNEDGSVTIPEALVPYMGGVTKIEK, encoded by the coding sequence ATGATCGATATGAAGCAAATTCGTCAAAATTTTGACACTGTATTAGCCAAATTAAAGACACGTGGAGTAGATGAATCAAAAGTATTTGAATTACGTGATTTAGATGAAACACGTCGTAATTTATTAGTAAAAGTAGAAGAAATGAAAAAAGAACGTAATGAAGTTTCTGATCAAATTGCACAAATGAAACGTGAAAAACAAGACGCTTCTGCAGTGATTGAAAAAATGCGTTTGTTAGGTCAAGAAATTAAAGGTCTAGATGAAGAAGTAGCAGTGATTGATGAAAAAATGAAAGAAATCGCTGTGATTTTACCAAACTTACCTGCCGATGATGTACCTGTCGGAGCAGACGAAGATGAAAACGTAGAAGTTCGTCGTTGGGGTACACCACGTGAATTTGATTTTGAACCAAAACCTCACTGGGAAATTGGGGAAGAATTAGGAATTTTAGACTTTGAACGTGGGGCGAAAGTTTCAGGTAGCCGTTTCTTATACTACAAAGGCTTAGGTGCTCGTTTAGAACGTGCGGTCTATAACTTCATGTTAGATGAACATGCCAAAGAAGGATATACAGAAATTATCCCACCATACTTAGTAAACGATAAATCAATGTTTGGTACAGGACAATTCCCTAAATTTAAAGAAGATGTCTTCCAAATTCAAAATGATAATCGTGACTTAACCTTAATTCCAACTGCGGAAGTTCCATTAACAAACTACTATGCAGGTGAAATTTTAGAAGAAAAAGATTTACCAATCTACTTCACAGCATTAAGTCCTTCATTCCGTTCAGAAGCAGGAAGTGCAGGTCGTGATACACGTGGTTTAATTCGTTTACACCAATTTAATAAAGTAGAAATGGTAAAATTTGCGACTGAAGATACTTCATTTGAAGAATTAGAAAAAATGACAGTCAATGCTCAAAATATCTTACAAAAATTAGGATTACCACATCGCGTCATTACTTTATGTACTGGTGATATGGGATTCAGCGCTGCGAAAACTTATGACGTTGAAGTTTGGATTCCAGCTCAAGATACTTACCGTGAAATTAGTTCTTGCTCAAACTGTGTAGACTTCCAAGCTCATCGCGCAATGATCCGTTATCGTGATGAAAATGGTAAATTACATTATGTTCATACATTAAATGGTTCTGGTTTAGCTGTTGGTCGTACCGTAGCTGCTATTTTAGAAAACTATCAAAATGAAGATGGTTCTGTAACAATTCCAGAAGCTTTAGTACCATACATGGGTGGAGTTACAAAAATCGAAAAATAA
- a CDS encoding bacteriocin immunity protein, which produces MKQEEKLMSLIVGVLEDQTVEIELKHLLAKEGRALRDEKNSLSCICSQLVYILTPYVIKHKNKVPQSVKQLYQAITDRGERYWNLAKGISSMGIWLN; this is translated from the coding sequence ATGAAACAAGAAGAGAAATTGATGTCTTTGATTGTTGGTGTCTTAGAAGATCAAACGGTGGAAATTGAATTAAAACATTTATTAGCCAAAGAAGGAAGAGCATTACGAGATGAAAAGAATAGTTTATCCTGTATTTGTTCTCAGCTAGTCTATATTTTGACTCCCTATGTTATTAAACATAAAAACAAAGTTCCACAGTCTGTAAAACAGTTATATCAAGCCATTACGGACCGAGGAGAACGCTATTGGAATCTAGCGAAAGGGATTTCTTCTATGGGAATTTGGTTGAATTAG
- a CDS encoding acyltransferase family protein — protein MKKIRNSNIEFIRILLMFFIILHHTSIYGLENNSTLNTSQQIIATILSSFGKIAVILFILITGYFQGNKERINKHSLQNIHRVTLFYSISIFVIFCILFPIYKINFGRIINAVFPICSGAYWFITDYVILLIISPYINKLCKSLSKKEFQKLLFVSFVLLCFVNYLPFFDLDMSSIIYFVFFYISGIYIQNYFESSKMKNYNFKIIFLCLSVFYFLCIYLGKTLDITVLSDVVQLSSPIGYAIAVSIFLTILKFKPTHFKVINHISKYILPIYLIHDNRLIRAWVYDDLFHLTRIHFSNNLQLIFITIMDAILIFIICFFIEIIRVTLMNKIKKICAKS, from the coding sequence ATGAAAAAGATACGTAATAGTAATATTGAATTTATTAGAATTTTATTGATGTTTTTTATTATACTACATCATACTTCAATTTATGGATTAGAAAATAATTCTACTCTAAATACAAGCCAACAGATCATTGCAACTATTTTGTCTTCATTTGGTAAAATTGCAGTTATTTTATTCATATTGATTACTGGATATTTTCAAGGAAATAAAGAAAGGATAAATAAACATTCCCTTCAGAATATTCATAGGGTAACTTTATTTTATTCAATTTCTATCTTTGTTATATTTTGTATTCTATTTCCAATATACAAAATTAATTTTGGACGAATAATAAATGCAGTTTTCCCGATTTGCTCAGGAGCATATTGGTTTATTACTGATTATGTTATCTTATTAATCATTAGTCCTTATATCAATAAACTATGCAAATCTTTATCTAAAAAAGAATTTCAAAAGTTATTATTCGTTTCTTTTGTATTATTATGTTTTGTAAATTATCTTCCTTTTTTTGATTTAGATATGTCTTCTATTATTTATTTTGTCTTTTTTTATATATCAGGAATTTATATCCAAAACTACTTTGAATCATCAAAAATGAAAAATTATAACTTTAAAATTATCTTCTTGTGTTTATCTGTATTTTATTTCCTATGTATTTATTTAGGAAAAACATTGGATATTACCGTACTTTCTGATGTTGTACAATTAAGCAGTCCTATCGGATATGCTATTGCTGTGAGCATTTTCTTAACAATTTTAAAATTCAAACCAACTCATTTTAAAGTGATTAATCACATTTCTAAGTATATATTACCAATTTATTTAATTCATGATAATCGATTGATTAGAGCATGGGTTTATGATGACTTATTTCATCTTACTCGCATCCATTTTTCTAATAATTTGCAATTAATTTTTATTACAATTATGGATGCTATACTAATTTTCATAATTTGTTTCTTTATTGAAATTATCCGTGTTACCTTAATGAATAAAATTAAAAAAATTTGTGCAAAAAGCTAG